One segment of Clostridium botulinum DNA contains the following:
- a CDS encoding NAD(P)/FAD-dependent oxidoreductase: protein MKKYKNIFTPLTVKQMVMKNRIVMPPMGTNYGGENGEFTDEHIEYYEQRAKGGTGLIIIENACVDYPLGSNGTTQIRINHDRFIPGLFKLTETLHRHGACVSIQINHAGASAVPGRIGGRTPVSASDVPSKEGGPIPRPLTKDEIYEIANKYAEAAKRAQAAGFDTVEIHGGHSYILSQFLSPVYNKREDEFGGSIENRCRFPKLVLDKVRDAVGPMFPIMFRVSAEELVEGGNTLEDTLEILEYLNEEIDIFNVSAGLNPSIQYQIDAMHLKDGWRAYMAEAVKKKFNKPTMTTGNIRNPQVAEDILADGKADLIGMGRGLIADPYWVSKVKSGQEDTLRKCISCNIGCAGNRIALNRGIKCTINPDVIYENSHKDKKVKKQTNVVVIGGGTAGLEAACTAAEVGCTTFLIEQKSYLGGLAREIAKLPEKNRINDFPDYLIQRAEKLKNLIVFTNTKADAKLVANLKPDLIVNATGSTPLLPPINGLLDNVDKGGKVHSIFSLIEHLDKFEFEGKKVAVIGGGAVGLDVVELFSSRGAKVSIVERLPMLARDLDIVTKVGMLSMVKENNVEVLTNTSLLEVKPNSFLVEKDGKQEEIEFDYGFVCLGMRNYAPILNELEEYFEDQNVEIVNIGDSSRARRIIDGIKEGRNITSELERIGSL from the coding sequence ATGAAAAAGTATAAGAATATATTTACACCTTTAACAGTAAAACAAATGGTTATGAAAAATAGAATAGTTATGCCACCTATGGGAACTAACTATGGTGGTGAAAATGGTGAATTTACAGATGAACATATAGAATATTATGAACAAAGAGCTAAAGGCGGTACAGGCTTAATCATAATTGAAAATGCATGTGTTGATTATCCACTAGGTTCTAACGGAACTACACAAATCAGAATCAATCATGATAGATTTATACCAGGATTATTTAAATTAACAGAAACATTGCATAGACATGGAGCTTGTGTATCTATCCAAATTAATCATGCAGGTGCATCAGCAGTTCCAGGAAGAATTGGAGGAAGGACTCCTGTATCAGCATCAGATGTTCCATCAAAGGAAGGTGGGCCAATACCAAGACCCTTAACTAAAGATGAAATATATGAAATTGCTAATAAATATGCAGAAGCAGCTAAAAGGGCTCAAGCAGCTGGATTTGATACAGTAGAAATACATGGAGGGCATTCTTATATACTAAGTCAATTCTTATCACCTGTATATAATAAAAGGGAAGATGAATTTGGTGGAAGTATTGAAAATAGATGTAGATTTCCGAAATTAGTATTAGATAAAGTGAGGGATGCTGTAGGTCCAATGTTCCCTATAATGTTTAGAGTTAGTGCAGAGGAATTAGTAGAGGGCGGAAATACTTTAGAAGATACATTAGAAATATTAGAATATTTAAATGAAGAAATAGATATATTTAATGTTTCAGCAGGATTAAATCCTTCAATCCAATATCAAATAGATGCTATGCATTTAAAAGATGGATGGAGAGCATATATGGCTGAGGCTGTTAAAAAGAAATTCAATAAGCCAACGATGACAACAGGAAATATAAGAAATCCTCAAGTTGCAGAAGATATATTAGCAGATGGAAAAGCAGATTTAATTGGTATGGGAAGAGGATTAATAGCTGATCCATATTGGGTATCAAAAGTGAAAAGTGGTCAAGAAGATACTTTAAGAAAATGTATATCTTGTAACATTGGATGTGCTGGTAATAGAATAGCTTTAAATAGAGGAATAAAATGTACTATTAATCCAGATGTTATTTATGAAAATTCACATAAAGATAAAAAAGTCAAAAAACAAACTAATGTAGTTGTTATTGGTGGAGGTACAGCAGGACTTGAAGCAGCTTGCACAGCAGCAGAAGTAGGATGTACAACATTTTTAATAGAACAAAAGAGTTACTTAGGTGGATTAGCTAGAGAAATAGCTAAATTACCAGAAAAAAATAGAATAAATGACTTCCCGGATTACTTAATTCAAAGAGCAGAAAAATTAAAGAATTTAATAGTATTTACTAATACTAAAGCAGATGCTAAATTAGTTGCAAATTTAAAACCAGACTTAATAGTTAATGCTACAGGTTCAACGCCATTACTTCCACCTATAAATGGATTATTAGATAATGTTGATAAAGGTGGAAAAGTCCATTCTATATTTAGTTTAATAGAACATTTAGATAAATTTGAGTTTGAAGGAAAAAAAGTAGCTGTTATTGGCGGTGGAGCAGTAGGTTTAGATGTAGTAGAATTATTTTCTTCAAGAGGTGCTAAGGTTTCTATAGTAGAAAGATTACCTATGCTTGCTCGTGATTTAGATATAGTTACTAAAGTAGGAATGCTGTCTATGGTTAAAGAAAATAATGTAGAAGTATTAACTAATACATCTTTACTTGAAGTTAAGCCAAATAGTTTTTTAGTTGAAAAAGATGGTAAACAAGAAGAAATTGAATTTGATTATGGATTTGTTTGTTTAGGAATGAGAAATTATGCTCCGATATTAAATGAATTAGAAGAATATTTCGAAGATCAAAATGTAGAAATAGTTAATATAGGAGATAGCTCAAGAGCTAGAAGAATAATTGATGGAATTAAAGAAGGAAGAAACATTACTAGTGAATTAGAGAGAATAGGTTCACTTTAA
- a CDS encoding flavodoxin, producing MKIIYWSGTGNTEAMANLIAKGIEESGIKTEMINISSANVDNLKDENIVVLGCPSMGDEELEGGEFLPFLENVQEDLKNKKVILFGSYGWGDGQWMRSWEEEMTASGVNVALEPLIVNYAPEGESEEQCIQYGREIAKLSN from the coding sequence ATGAAGATAATTTATTGGAGTGGTACAGGTAATACAGAGGCTATGGCAAATTTAATAGCGAAAGGAATTGAGGAATCAGGAATTAAAACTGAAATGATAAATATTTCTAGTGCTAATGTAGATAATTTAAAAGATGAAAATATAGTAGTTTTAGGATGTCCTTCTATGGGTGATGAAGAACTTGAAGGGGGAGAATTCTTACCATTCTTAGAGAATGTTCAAGAGGATTTAAAAAATAAAAAAGTTATATTGTTTGGATCTTATGGATGGGGTGATGGACAGTGGATGAGAAGCTGGGAAGAAGAAATGACAGCTTCAGGAGTTAATGTGGCTTTAGAACCACTAATTGTAAATTATGCACCAGAAGGTGAAAGTGAAGAACAGTGTATTCAATATGGAAGAGAAATAGCTAAATTAAGTAATTAA
- a CDS encoding DUF3793 family protein produces MGEKISTFYNLLNGMEGKEYIETFISYNVALISARLKPSITLNLSKYDNKDIFYLWNIYGKDYLKRLNLDYVSLRDSDKSLIVLIYDKELLEKYINKKDNLKFLNCVGYDRELSAEDALNTLKDRYEVYNCPHELGIFLGYPLEDVKDFMECSNKKCLTCGYWKVYNSEHKAKTIFTLFDKVKEFTVTNIIEGKRANSLSLTLKNNFQKSHKIIFD; encoded by the coding sequence ATGGGAGAAAAAATTAGTACTTTTTATAACTTATTAAATGGTATGGAGGGAAAAGAATATATTGAAACTTTTATATCTTATAATGTTGCATTAATAAGTGCTAGATTGAAACCATCAATTACACTGAATTTAAGTAAATATGATAATAAAGATATATTTTACTTATGGAATATATATGGAAAGGATTATTTGAAAAGATTAAATTTAGATTATGTTTCATTAAGAGATAGCGATAAATCTTTAATAGTATTAATTTATGATAAAGAATTATTAGAAAAATATATCAATAAGAAGGATAATTTGAAATTTCTTAATTGTGTAGGATACGATAGAGAGCTATCAGCAGAAGATGCATTGAATACATTAAAAGATAGATATGAAGTATATAATTGTCCTCATGAATTAGGAATATTTTTAGGATATCCTTTAGAAGATGTTAAAGATTTTATGGAATGCTCAAATAAAAAATGTTTAACTTGTGGATATTGGAAAGTATATAATAGTGAACATAAGGCAAAAACAATTTTTACATTATTTGATAAAGTAAAAGAATTCACAGTAACCAATATAATAGAAGGAAAAAGAGCAAATAGTTTATCCCTTACATTAAAAAATAACTTTCAAAAAAGCCATAAAATAATATTTGATTAA
- a CDS encoding transglycosylase SLT domain-containing protein — translation MKKIFITLGIIGALLIGTGVCARSVLYPLNNKDNIQKYSKEYNVKPEVIAAVIHFETGFKSTPYKEGHRVGLMNIKDTEGIEMSKEIGLNITDPKDIASDDVNIQIGTWYISHNGGDSNLDDMMGKWVLRNNDEKDEEQMVAYAKQYYGEKIEKRVKIYKILYPELKF, via the coding sequence TTGAAAAAAATATTTATAACATTAGGAATAATTGGAGCATTATTAATTGGAACTGGAGTTTGTGCAAGATCTGTATTGTATCCATTAAATAATAAAGATAATATACAAAAATACTCTAAAGAATACAATGTAAAACCAGAAGTGATAGCTGCTGTAATACATTTTGAAACTGGCTTTAAATCAACTCCTTATAAAGAAGGACATAGAGTTGGTTTAATGAATATAAAAGATACTGAAGGTATTGAAATGTCTAAAGAAATTGGGTTAAATATTACAGATCCTAAAGACATTGCATCAGATGATGTAAATATACAAATTGGTACATGGTATATTTCTCATAATGGTGGTGATTCAAATTTAGATGATATGATGGGAAAATGGGTTTTACGTAATAATGACGAAAAAGATGAAGAACAAATGGTTGCATATGCTAAACAATACTATGGAGAAAAAATAGAAAAAAGAGTTAAAATATATAAAATATTATATCCAGAACTTAAATTTTAA
- a CDS encoding 3'-5' exoribonuclease YhaM family protein encodes MSDKDKFLCDLKDEETIEINLMVMRIIFKDPNKTVCILADKTGESKSNIASKKQDIKEGMVLKVHGTKGINLDIRRYEFISEYNLEDYLPTVKRPIEDIMNEIEEYTNKYIISKEGKALNDYFFKDEEFLNKFKRGIGGVSMHHNYIGGLAEHTLNVMYLTAMLCERYDCRRNEIAVLSAKLHDIGKIYELYYDGPFKYTLQGEMEGHIVIGVQMIDQAIRETSFSYSDDFVSRIKGCVTQHHGKLEYGSPRDMKMEESFIVNYADTIDATMNKISQLKDKTKSGTWSEYDRRIDTKLYL; translated from the coding sequence ATGAGCGATAAAGATAAGTTTTTATGCGATTTAAAAGATGAAGAAACTATAGAAATAAATTTAATGGTTATGAGGATAATTTTTAAAGATCCTAATAAGACTGTATGTATACTTGCAGATAAGACAGGAGAAAGCAAATCAAATATAGCTAGTAAAAAACAAGATATTAAGGAAGGTATGGTACTAAAAGTACATGGAACAAAGGGCATAAATTTAGATATTAGAAGATATGAATTTATTTCAGAGTACAATTTAGAAGATTATCTACCAACAGTAAAGAGACCAATTGAAGATATAATGAATGAAATTGAAGAATATACAAATAAGTACATAATCTCTAAAGAGGGGAAAGCACTAAACGATTATTTTTTTAAAGATGAAGAGTTTTTAAATAAATTTAAACGAGGAATTGGTGGTGTTTCTATGCATCATAATTATATAGGTGGACTTGCAGAACATACATTAAATGTCATGTATTTAACTGCAATGCTTTGCGAAAGATATGATTGTAGAAGAAATGAAATAGCAGTACTTTCTGCTAAGCTTCATGATATTGGAAAGATATATGAACTTTACTATGATGGACCTTTTAAATATACACTACAAGGTGAAATGGAGGGACATATAGTAATTGGTGTTCAAATGATAGATCAAGCTATTCGTGAAACTTCTTTTTCTTATAGTGATGATTTTGTAAGTAGAATAAAAGGCTGCGTTACTCAACATCATGGTAAGCTTGAATATGGATCTCCTAGAGACATGAAGATGGAAGAATCTTTTATAGTAAATTATGCTGATACCATAGATGCTACTATGAATAAAATTAGTCAATTAAAAGATAAGACTAAAAGTGGCACATGGTCAGAATACGATAGAAGAATTGACACTAAACTTTATTTATAG
- a CDS encoding deoxyribonuclease IV yields the protein MLNIGCHLSSSKGFKNMGENALKIGANTFQFFTRNPRGSKAKDIDENDVKEFLELAKENKFCKILAHAPYTLNACSADERNREFAIEIMADDLKRMEYIPNNLYNFHPGSHVKQGTEVGIEYISSALNSILKKDQTTKVLLETMSGKGTEVGRNFEEIAEIIKRVELKEHVGVCLDTCHIHDAGYDIVNELDEVLEEFDSMIGLDKLYAIHLNDSKNPFESHKDRHETIGNGYIGLDALTNIINHPKLCHLPFFLETPNELEGYKREIELLKSAYKK from the coding sequence ATGTTAAATATAGGATGCCATTTATCTTCATCAAAGGGATTTAAAAATATGGGCGAAAATGCTTTGAAAATTGGAGCAAATACTTTTCAGTTCTTTACTCGTAATCCAAGGGGAAGTAAGGCAAAAGATATAGATGAAAATGATGTTAAAGAATTTTTAGAATTAGCAAAGGAAAATAAGTTTTGTAAGATATTAGCTCATGCACCATATACATTAAATGCATGTTCAGCTGATGAAAGAAATAGAGAATTTGCAATAGAAATAATGGCTGATGACTTAAAAAGAATGGAGTATATACCTAATAATTTATATAATTTTCATCCAGGTAGTCATGTTAAGCAAGGAACAGAAGTTGGTATAGAGTATATTTCAAGTGCTTTAAATTCTATTTTAAAAAAGGATCAAACAACTAAAGTTCTTTTAGAAACTATGTCAGGAAAGGGAACTGAAGTAGGCAGAAATTTTGAAGAAATAGCTGAAATTATAAAACGTGTTGAATTAAAAGAACATGTAGGAGTGTGCTTAGATACATGTCATATTCATGATGCAGGATATGATATAGTAAATGAGTTAGATGAGGTTTTAGAGGAATTTGATAGTATGATAGGATTAGATAAATTATATGCGATTCATTTAAATGATAGCAAAAATCCATTTGAAAGTCATAAGGATAGACATGAAACTATAGGAAACGGGTATATAGGATTAGACGCTTTAACAAATATTATTAATCATCCTAAATTGTGTCATCTACCATTTTTCCTTGAGACACCTAATGAGCTTGAGGGATATAAGAGAGAAATAGAACTATTAAAAAGTGCATATAAGAAATAA
- a CDS encoding NAD(P)/FAD-dependent oxidoreductase has product MDLQFVKGDSLFAKINKVIKQYSYLTEDIETDVIIVGGGVTGSILGYYFSKNNINSVILEKNIIGYGSTGITTALLQYELDGTVRELEQYTATENVIQSYKLGIKALNEIEEFIKQYDNKCNYKKRDTLFYTAKSSDIVQIKEEYKIRKENGFDVEFIEEKNNPFSFDLKAGLYSKNGGAEIDPYKFTHQLIDVSTKKGLRVYENTEAVKVIYNDDGVEVVTKYDFKVRGKIVIVATGYHTDLFTSRNFGVTTTAFNIATKPLDNFDGYYNKVLIRDNKDPYNYLRTTSDNRIIIGGEDINFIPDIYNKKQVSEKYSILEQRLKSMFPNIRNIDIEYKYCGAFTSTQDNLGFIGKDPKNEKLWFNLGYGANGILFAILGGIMLNKLYLGEVDENLKLFRVDRFDN; this is encoded by the coding sequence ATGGATTTACAATTTGTTAAGGGAGATTCTTTATTTGCTAAAATAAATAAAGTTATTAAGCAATATAGTTATTTAACAGAAGATATAGAAACAGATGTAATTATTGTTGGAGGGGGAGTTACAGGAAGTATTTTAGGATATTATTTTAGTAAAAATAATATAAATTCAGTGATTTTAGAAAAAAATATAATTGGGTATGGAAGCACAGGAATTACGACAGCGTTATTACAATATGAATTAGATGGAACAGTTAGAGAATTGGAACAGTATACTGCGACTGAAAATGTAATACAATCATATAAATTGGGAATAAAAGCATTGAATGAAATTGAAGAATTTATAAAACAATACGATAATAAATGTAATTATAAAAAAAGAGATACTTTATTTTATACTGCTAAATCTAGTGATATAGTACAGATAAAAGAAGAGTATAAAATAAGAAAAGAAAATGGATTCGATGTTGAGTTTATCGAAGAGAAAAATAATCCGTTTTCGTTTGATTTAAAAGCCGGATTATATTCTAAAAATGGCGGGGCAGAAATAGACCCCTATAAGTTTACACATCAACTGATAGATGTATCCACTAAAAAAGGGTTAAGAGTATATGAAAATACAGAAGCTGTAAAGGTAATTTATAATGATGATGGAGTAGAAGTAGTAACGAAGTATGATTTTAAAGTTAGAGGTAAGATAGTAATAGTTGCTACAGGTTATCACACAGACCTATTTACAAGTAGAAATTTTGGTGTAACTACAACAGCATTTAATATAGCAACAAAACCCTTAGATAATTTTGATGGATATTATAATAAAGTTTTAATTAGAGATAATAAGGACCCATATAATTATCTAAGAACAACTAGTGATAATAGAATTATAATTGGTGGAGAAGATATAAATTTTATTCCTGATATTTATAATAAAAAGCAAGTTAGTGAAAAGTACTCTATATTAGAACAAAGATTAAAATCAATGTTTCCTAATATAAGGAATATTGATATAGAATATAAATATTGTGGAGCTTTTACTTCAACTCAAGATAATTTAGGGTTTATAGGAAAAGATCCTAAGAATGAAAAATTATGGTTCAATCTTGGATATGGAGCTAATGGAATACTTTTTGCGATACTAGGTGGAATCATGTTAAATAAGCTTTATTTAGGTGAAGTTGATGAAAATTTAAAGCTTTTTAGAGTCGATAGATTTGACAATTAA
- a CDS encoding L,D-transpeptidase family protein translates to MEKEINNYNKFISKCLATFLSMILALSIIFINTTNVYAKSLSSTSGDEYVLKLIKRGGTTEEIKGKDINLKLNSTDPISISYDEQLLKQCIDKLSCLNPTNVTEPKSSNLEYRNYSYIITPEVIGSKLNKEKLYTNVVMAIKNQDSELNLEILDCYEHPQYTSNSPEVIYAADTINKYLSANITYSYGGMVQVVDKYKVIDWISIEPNLSIILDESKVRNFVEGLASSYRNSLGTSIKVNGGYSGNNHGWAINVDEETRTLISLIKSGQTLTTYPSYYQTSASSYFNNVSDTFVEIDMTNQHLWFYKNGYLIVQSDIVTGNMSAGYATPSGTYKLYYKQKDTVLRGPGYATPVSFWMPFNGGIGLHDANWRSEFGGEIYKNGGSHGCINLPYSTAKSIYDNITPKTTIICYY, encoded by the coding sequence ATGGAGAAAGAAATTAATAATTATAATAAGTTTATAAGTAAATGCTTAGCCACTTTTTTGAGTATGATTTTAGCATTAAGTATAATCTTTATTAATACTACAAATGTTTATGCAAAATCTTTAAGTTCTACATCAGGTGATGAATATGTATTAAAATTAATAAAAAGAGGTGGAACTACTGAAGAAATTAAAGGAAAAGATATAAATTTAAAATTAAATTCTACAGATCCTATATCCATTTCTTATGATGAACAATTATTGAAACAATGTATAGACAAATTATCTTGTTTAAATCCAACTAATGTAACTGAACCCAAAAGTTCAAATCTAGAATATAGAAATTATTCTTATATAATTACGCCCGAAGTTATAGGAAGCAAATTAAATAAAGAAAAATTATATACTAATGTAGTTATGGCTATAAAGAACCAAGATAGTGAATTGAATTTAGAAATTTTGGATTGCTATGAACATCCACAATATACATCTAATTCACCTGAAGTAATTTATGCAGCAGATACTATTAACAAATATTTATCAGCTAATATAACTTATAGTTATGGTGGAATGGTACAAGTTGTAGATAAATATAAAGTAATAGATTGGATTTCAATAGAACCTAATTTATCAATAATATTAGATGAATCTAAAGTTAGAAACTTTGTAGAAGGCCTAGCTAGTTCTTATAGAAATTCGTTAGGAACTTCTATAAAAGTTAATGGTGGATATTCAGGAAATAATCACGGATGGGCGATTAATGTTGATGAAGAAACTAGAACATTAATAAGCCTTATAAAAAGTGGACAAACATTAACAACTTACCCATCATATTATCAAACATCAGCATCAAGTTACTTTAATAATGTATCAGATACTTTTGTTGAGATCGATATGACTAATCAACATTTATGGTTTTATAAAAATGGATATCTTATTGTACAAAGTGATATTGTTACAGGAAATATGAGTGCAGGATATGCAACACCAAGTGGCACTTATAAATTATATTACAAACAAAAAGATACTGTATTAAGAGGTCCAGGATATGCAACACCAGTAAGCTTTTGGATGCCATTCAATGGTGGAATAGGGCTTCATGATGCTAATTGGAGATCAGAATTTGGTGGCGAAATATATAAAAATGGTGGTTCTCATGGATGCATAAACTTGCCATATAGTACTGCTAAATCTATTTATGATAATATAACACCTAAAACTACAATTATTTGCTATTATTAA
- a CDS encoding GntR family transcriptional regulator: MKIVDKNLNIPLHTQLSLIIRDMIEGGELKEGNYLMPEREICKIQNVSRMTVNKAILNLVSEGLLDRKQGKGTFVAYKKKKHKFQKLLGFTEVMNEKGFTVKSKLLKFELDSQNKSIREKLNVEDKDTLIYKIERIRYIDEDPFALEIVYILQDMCEDLSEDLVRENSLYTLYRERYNHKTKRAEQVISPIMINEFTAELLNQESNTLALKIDRLVYTDKEEIMEYTSSIFMTGKHEYEIVLHED, from the coding sequence TTGAAAATAGTAGACAAAAATTTAAACATACCATTACATACTCAATTATCTTTGATAATTAGAGATATGATAGAAGGTGGTGAATTAAAAGAAGGCAACTATTTAATGCCAGAAAGAGAAATTTGTAAGATTCAAAATGTTAGTAGAATGACAGTTAATAAAGCAATACTAAATCTTGTATCTGAAGGTTTGTTAGATAGAAAGCAGGGAAAAGGAACATTTGTTGCTTATAAAAAGAAAAAACATAAATTTCAAAAGTTACTGGGATTTACTGAAGTAATGAATGAAAAGGGATTTACGGTAAAAAGCAAATTATTAAAGTTTGAATTAGATTCTCAAAATAAAAGTATAAGAGAAAAGCTAAATGTGGAAGATAAAGATACTCTCATATATAAGATTGAAAGAATAAGATATATAGATGAAGATCCTTTTGCATTAGAGATTGTATATATATTACAAGATATGTGCGAAGACTTAAGCGAGGACTTAGTAAGAGAAAATTCTTTATATACATTATATAGGGAAAGATATAATCATAAAACCAAAAGAGCAGAACAAGTAATAAGTCCAATAATGATAAATGAGTTTACAGCAGAGTTATTAAATCAAGAAAGTAATACATTAGCACTTAAAATAGATAGGTTAGTATATACAGATAAAGAAGAAATAATGGAATATACGAGTTCAATATTTATGACAGGAAAGCATGAATATGAAATAGTATTACATGAAGACTAA
- the nagA gene encoding N-acetylglucosamine-6-phosphate deacetylase gives MKAITNGIIVTKSGVLENKVLLFDKKIINICDEIPENCEIIDAKQKIVTPGLIDIHVHGSCNFDTMDNSIEAIEAISSGICKNGVTSFLPTTMTMTKENIYSSLNIIKKCMKKDLNGAKVIGAHMEGPFINPIYKGAQDSKYILKPNFEFIKEYTEVIKLISYSPELDDDYEFTKEVKENTKITLSICHSNASYKQCMEAISLGVTNITHLFNAMTPLNHREPGVVGAALMSNAYCEIIADKIHVDKSLFQFILNNKGNEKVILITDSMRAGCMKDGKYELGGQDVYVKDGAARLINGTLAGSILTLNKAVYNFFENTNLELNEVINMASLNPAKSIGIDDKKGSLDIGKDADICIFDDEMNCYFSVSEGRVIFNSL, from the coding sequence ATGAAAGCAATAACAAATGGAATAATTGTAACTAAGAGTGGGGTTTTAGAAAATAAGGTTCTTTTATTTGATAAGAAAATAATTAATATATGCGATGAAATACCGGAAAATTGTGAGATTATTGATGCAAAGCAAAAAATAGTAACACCAGGTCTTATAGATATTCATGTGCATGGTAGTTGTAATTTTGATACCATGGATAATTCAATAGAAGCAATAGAAGCTATAAGTAGTGGAATTTGTAAAAATGGTGTTACTTCATTTTTACCAACAACAATGACAATGACTAAAGAAAATATCTATAGTTCTTTAAATATAATAAAAAAATGTATGAAAAAAGACCTTAATGGTGCAAAAGTTATTGGGGCTCATATGGAAGGACCGTTTATAAATCCAATTTATAAAGGTGCACAAGATTCTAAATATATATTAAAGCCAAATTTTGAATTTATAAAAGAATACACTGAGGTTATAAAATTAATTTCATATTCACCTGAATTAGATGATGATTATGAATTTACAAAAGAAGTTAAAGAAAATACTAAGATTACATTGTCAATTTGTCATAGTAATGCTTCATATAAGCAATGTATGGAAGCAATAAGTTTAGGAGTTACTAATATAACTCATTTATTTAATGCTATGACTCCATTAAATCATAGGGAACCAGGGGTAGTTGGTGCTGCTCTTATGAGTAATGCTTATTGCGAAATAATAGCAGATAAGATACATGTAGATAAAAGTTTATTTCAATTTATATTAAATAATAAAGGTAATGAAAAAGTAATTCTTATAACTGACAGTATGAGAGCTGGATGTATGAAAGATGGTAAATATGAGCTTGGTGGACAAGATGTTTATGTTAAGGATGGTGCTGCAAGGCTAATTAATGGAACTTTAGCAGGAAGCATTTTAACTTTAAATAAAGCAGTTTATAATTTTTTTGAAAATACTAACTTAGAACTTAATGAAGTTATAAATATGGCTTCATTAAATCCAGCCAAATCGATAGGGATAGATGATAAAAAAGGAAGCTTAGATATCGGAAAAGATGCAGATATATGTATTTTTGATGATGAGATGAATTGTTATTTTTCAGTATCAGAAGGAAGAGTTATTTTTAATTCTTTATAA
- the nagB gene encoding glucosamine-6-phosphate deaminase: MKILVCENYDKLSEKAAQIIMSQITLKSNSILGLATGSTPIGMYKKLVEMYENKMIDFSDVKTFNLDEYQNLPISNDQSYHYFMDDNLFNYINVKRENIHIPNGMANDIENECIEYDNLIKEAGGIDIQVLGIGNNAHIGFNEPTVSFEKKTYVVELEESTKIANARFFNSLDEVPSKAITMGIGSIFESKKIMLLATGENKAKAIYDTIYGKVTPEVPASILQFHDDVIVILDKKAASLLNPKDYKVV; this comes from the coding sequence ATGAAAATATTAGTTTGTGAAAATTATGATAAGTTAAGTGAAAAAGCAGCTCAAATAATAATGAGCCAAATAACTTTAAAGTCTAATTCAATATTAGGTCTTGCAACAGGAAGTACACCAATAGGTATGTATAAGAAATTAGTTGAAATGTATGAAAATAAAATGATAGATTTTTCTGATGTAAAAACATTTAATTTAGATGAATATCAAAATTTACCTATAAGTAATGACCAAAGTTATCATTATTTTATGGATGATAATTTATTCAACTATATAAATGTAAAAAGAGAAAATATCCATATACCTAATGGAATGGCTAATGATATTGAAAATGAATGTATAGAATATGATAATTTAATAAAAGAAGCTGGTGGCATAGATATACAAGTATTGGGAATAGGAAATAATGCTCATATAGGATTTAATGAACCAACAGTAAGTTTTGAAAAGAAAACTTATGTAGTTGAATTAGAGGAATCTACTAAAATTGCAAATGCAAGATTTTTTAATAGTTTAGACGAAGTACCTAGTAAAGCGATCACAATGGGAATAGGTTCAATATTTGAAAGTAAGAAAATTATGCTTTTAGCAACTGGAGAAAATAAGGCAAAAGCTATCTATGATACTATTTATGGAAAAGTAACTCCAGAAGTTCCAGCTTCAATACTTCAATTTCATGATGATGTAATAGTTATCTTGGATAAAAAAGCTGCTAGCTTACTGAACCCTAAAGATTATAAAGTAGTATAA